From Draconibacterium halophilum, one genomic window encodes:
- the serC gene encoding 3-phosphoserine/phosphohydroxythreonine transaminase, whose product MKKHNFYAGPSILPEFTKEKTAEAAMNFAGTGLSVMEVSHRSKEFVAVMDEAVALVKKLLKVPEGYSVLFLQGGASTQFLMAPYNLMDKKSAYLNTGAWSKKAIKEAKFFGEIVEVASSADTIYNYIPKGYEVPSDASYFHYTSNNTIYGTQIPTPDVDVPLVADMSSDIFSRPIDVSKYDLIYAGAQKNLGPSGATLVIVKDDALGKVDRPIPTMLDYSTHIKAGSMFNTPSTLPVFACLQTLIWLKENGGVEAMEQTNIEKAKVLYDEIDRNKLFQCTVLAEEDRSLMNVTFVMTPEFAEFEKEFLEFATAKGMLGIKGHRSVGGFRASIYNAMPVESIQALVDAMQEFEKMK is encoded by the coding sequence ATGAAGAAGCACAATTTTTACGCAGGACCTTCAATTCTGCCCGAATTTACAAAGGAAAAAACTGCTGAGGCCGCTATGAACTTTGCCGGAACCGGACTTTCTGTAATGGAAGTTTCGCACCGTAGCAAAGAATTTGTTGCTGTTATGGATGAGGCAGTTGCTTTGGTAAAAAAATTACTAAAAGTACCGGAGGGTTATTCGGTTCTTTTCTTGCAAGGTGGTGCCAGCACTCAGTTTTTAATGGCTCCATACAACTTAATGGATAAAAAGTCAGCATATTTAAATACAGGTGCATGGTCGAAAAAGGCCATAAAAGAAGCTAAATTTTTTGGCGAAATTGTAGAAGTAGCATCATCGGCTGACACTATTTATAATTATATCCCAAAAGGATACGAAGTGCCATCCGATGCAAGTTATTTCCATTATACATCAAATAATACTATTTACGGCACACAAATTCCAACACCGGATGTTGATGTGCCATTAGTTGCAGATATGTCATCCGATATTTTCAGCCGCCCGATAGATGTATCAAAATATGATTTGATTTATGCTGGTGCACAGAAAAACCTTGGACCATCAGGTGCTACACTGGTAATTGTAAAAGATGATGCGTTAGGTAAGGTTGATCGTCCAATTCCAACGATGTTGGATTATTCTACACATATTAAAGCGGGCTCAATGTTCAATACGCCTTCAACACTTCCGGTATTTGCCTGTTTGCAAACCTTAATTTGGTTGAAAGAAAACGGTGGAGTAGAAGCCATGGAACAAACGAACATTGAAAAAGCGAAAGTTCTTTATGATGAAATCGATCGCAATAAATTGTTCCAGTGCACGGTGCTGGCCGAAGAAGATCGCTCATTAATGAATGTTACTTTTGTAATGACGCCGGAGTTCGCTGAATTTGAGAAGGAGTTTTTGGAATTTGCAACAGCGAAAGGAATGTTGGGAATAAAAGGACACCGCTCAGTTGGCGGATTCAGGGCTTCAATTTACAATGCAATGCCTGTTGAAAGTATTCAGGCTTTGGTAGATGCCATGCAGGAGTTTGAAAAAATGAAGTAA
- a CDS encoding PEP/pyruvate-binding domain-containing protein yields the protein MDIDNISLSTIYKKRKNDRDIFQELMPTKVKEVLLVATLYDSYSIVREGQFSDKIFGEYLQLNLYAAPRFTSVHNKEEAELILKHRDFDLIIVMAGMDKHTPVETARAIRNQRPSISMLLLVNNNADLRFFQNERRKLDFIDRIFVWNGNSNVFMAMIKYIEDKSNVARDTQNGSVRVILLVEDSIQYYSRYLPMLYTTVMTQTQVLVEEDAIDELHKILRMRARPKVILVDNYEEAVKFINSYRRYMLCVISDVKFEKNGVEDEDAGIELLQFTKNTRKFPIPLLLQSHDISNAKRAKSVGADFINKNSESLSMDIFNFLYRRLGFGDFIFKGLDGLPIAEAKNMEDFQEKFREIPEESLQYHGSRNSFSTWLMARGEINLAELLMPIQLSDFNSPEELRKFCLDSFKKVRFERLRGTIVNFDSEFVSSSRFIVRMAKGSLGGKGRGIAFICNFIENIDLAKFITEMNIRIPSTSVIGALEFDKFIETNNLYDDIYSFNDYSAIRKHFLESEFDDKIRKRLMEYLKKIKRPLAVRSSGLFEDSLLQPFSGVYATYLIPNNHTDLKVRYQQLETAIKLVYSSIFTESAQAYFDAVNYKIEEEKMAVVIQEVIGHEYNDKYYPTLSGVAQSYNYYPIAYMEPEDGFSVAAVGLGMYVVGGENSFRFCPKYPNLNASSLKDQLRDTQKQFYAIDLSNPDFDLVKDGEDAAIKKYRIKEAEKDGTLEHSASTYIIENDDLIPGIQGPGPKVVDFANILKYSHLPLADVLQLLLKLFKEAMGSPVEIEYAIDLEPAENGKPTLYLLQIKPLIRTEEQVEVDIEMVEDDKVFMYAEQGMGNGKIEEIRDVVYVDPDKFDKMKTKQMAQEISKLNEWFEKQDRPYILIGPGRWGSRDPYTGIPVLWAHISKARIIVEMGLPDFPLDASLGSHFFHNVTSMNVGYFSVPHHSRKTKLRMDALKNQQVLRETEFIKHVKFDKPLTILMNGRDRRALIHC from the coding sequence ATGGACATCGACAACATATCTCTATCTACCATTTACAAAAAGCGGAAAAACGACCGCGATATTTTCCAGGAATTAATGCCTACCAAAGTAAAAGAAGTGCTGCTGGTGGCTACGCTTTACGATTCCTATTCCATCGTTCGCGAAGGACAGTTTAGCGACAAGATTTTTGGAGAATACCTTCAACTAAACCTATATGCAGCACCACGTTTTACCAGTGTGCATAATAAGGAAGAGGCAGAGCTGATCCTGAAACATCGCGATTTCGATCTGATTATTGTGATGGCAGGAATGGACAAACATACACCGGTAGAAACAGCACGAGCTATTCGTAATCAACGTCCGAGTATTTCAATGTTGTTGTTGGTAAATAATAATGCCGATTTGCGTTTCTTCCAAAACGAGCGTCGGAAACTTGATTTTATTGATCGCATTTTTGTTTGGAACGGAAACTCAAACGTTTTCATGGCTATGATAAAGTATATCGAGGATAAAAGCAATGTGGCCCGCGATACACAGAATGGTAGCGTGCGGGTTATTTTGCTTGTTGAAGACAGCATTCAATATTATTCGCGGTATTTACCAATGCTTTATACAACGGTAATGACCCAAACACAGGTTTTGGTAGAAGAAGACGCGATAGATGAACTGCATAAAATCTTACGAATGCGAGCCCGGCCAAAAGTAATTTTGGTGGATAATTACGAGGAGGCAGTAAAATTTATAAACAGTTATCGCCGCTACATGCTTTGTGTTATTTCTGATGTGAAATTTGAAAAAAACGGAGTAGAGGATGAAGATGCAGGAATTGAGTTGCTTCAGTTTACAAAGAATACGCGCAAATTTCCGATTCCTTTGTTGTTGCAATCGCACGACATTTCAAACGCTAAACGAGCCAAAAGTGTTGGTGCCGATTTTATCAATAAAAACTCCGAAAGCCTCTCGATGGACATTTTTAATTTCCTGTATCGACGGCTGGGATTTGGCGATTTCATTTTTAAAGGTCTCGATGGACTGCCTATAGCCGAGGCTAAAAATATGGAGGATTTTCAGGAAAAGTTTCGTGAAATCCCCGAAGAGTCGCTGCAGTATCACGGTAGTCGTAACTCCTTTTCAACCTGGTTAATGGCACGTGGCGAAATAAATCTTGCTGAGCTTTTGATGCCTATACAGCTTTCCGATTTTAATTCGCCCGAAGAACTGCGGAAGTTTTGTCTCGATAGTTTCAAAAAAGTACGCTTTGAGCGTTTGCGTGGAACCATCGTTAATTTCGATTCCGAGTTTGTTTCGTCCAGCCGTTTTATTGTGCGCATGGCAAAAGGCTCACTTGGAGGGAAGGGAAGAGGAATTGCATTTATCTGCAATTTTATTGAGAACATCGACCTCGCAAAATTTATCACAGAAATGAATATTCGGATTCCGTCAACATCGGTTATTGGCGCACTGGAGTTTGATAAGTTTATCGAGACCAATAACCTTTACGATGATATTTACTCGTTTAACGATTATAGCGCCATTCGAAAACATTTCCTTGAATCGGAGTTTGATGATAAGATTAGGAAAAGGCTGATGGAGTACCTAAAAAAGATAAAAAGACCTTTGGCGGTGCGCTCGTCGGGTTTGTTTGAAGACTCGTTGCTGCAACCCTTCTCGGGTGTTTATGCAACCTATCTCATTCCTAATAATCATACCGATTTGAAGGTGCGATATCAACAGTTAGAAACAGCCATCAAGTTGGTTTACTCCAGTATTTTTACCGAGTCGGCACAGGCATACTTCGATGCTGTAAATTATAAAATTGAAGAGGAAAAAATGGCGGTGGTCATTCAGGAAGTAATTGGACACGAGTACAACGATAAATATTATCCAACACTTTCGGGAGTAGCGCAATCCTACAATTATTATCCAATTGCCTACATGGAGCCCGAAGATGGTTTTTCAGTAGCCGCCGTGGGGCTTGGAATGTACGTAGTTGGAGGAGAGAATTCATTCCGCTTCTGTCCGAAATATCCAAACCTTAATGCTTCTTCGTTAAAAGATCAGTTGCGCGATACGCAGAAACAGTTTTATGCCATCGATCTTTCAAATCCTGATTTTGATTTAGTGAAAGACGGCGAAGATGCAGCAATTAAAAAATACCGGATAAAAGAAGCCGAAAAAGATGGAACGCTTGAGCATTCGGCATCCACATACATTATTGAAAATGACGATTTGATACCGGGAATTCAAGGACCGGGGCCAAAGGTTGTGGATTTTGCCAATATCTTAAAATACAGTCACTTGCCACTGGCCGACGTGTTGCAGTTGTTGCTGAAACTGTTTAAAGAAGCCATGGGATCGCCGGTTGAAATTGAATATGCCATCGACCTTGAACCAGCCGAAAACGGCAAGCCTACGCTTTATTTGTTGCAGATAAAACCATTGATTCGCACGGAAGAGCAGGTGGAAGTTGATATTGAAATGGTGGAAGACGATAAAGTTTTTATGTATGCCGAGCAGGGAATGGGCAATGGCAAAATTGAAGAAATTCGCGATGTGGTTTATGTCGATCCTGATAAATTTGATAAGATGAAAACCAAACAAATGGCACAAGAGATCAGCAAACTGAATGAGTGGTTCGAAAAACAAGATCGCCCATATATTCTCATTGGCCCGGGGCGCTGGGGGTCACGCGATCCGTATACCGGTATTCCGGTGCTTTGGGCACATATTTCAAAAGCCAGGATAATTGTTGAAATGGGCTTGCCCGATTTTCCTCTCGATGCTTCACTGGGATCACATTTTTTCCACAACGTAACATCAATGAATGTAGGCTATTTTTCGGTGCCACACCATTCGCGAAAAACCAAGCTAAGAATGGATGCTTTGAAAAACCAACAGGTACTTCGCGAAACCGAATTTATAAAACATGTGAAGTTTGATAAACCACTTACTATTTTAATGAATGGGCGAGACAGGCGAGCTTTAATACATTGTTGA
- a CDS encoding Hpt domain-containing protein, whose product MSNTFQHINTSQLETLAGGDNEFIKDMAEIFLEQIDEFVTNMSSFLKAEDWEKLAREAHTAKSSAMTFGMDNTGTLLKNIQLECEANNLNDVPKMVEDAINQLQAAIPELKELL is encoded by the coding sequence ATGAGCAATACTTTTCAACACATCAATACGTCTCAGCTTGAAACACTTGCAGGTGGCGACAACGAGTTTATAAAGGATATGGCAGAAATTTTTCTGGAACAGATTGATGAATTTGTGACGAACATGAGTTCATTCCTTAAAGCAGAGGACTGGGAAAAGCTGGCACGCGAAGCACATACCGCAAAATCGTCGGCAATGACATTTGGAATGGACAACACCGGAACCTTACTGAAGAACATTCAATTGGAGTGCGAAGCCAATAATCTGAACGATGTTCCGAAAATGGTTGAAGATGCCATTAATCAATTACAGGCTGCAATTCCCGAGTTGAAGGAATTACTTTAA
- a CDS encoding NAD(P)-dependent oxidoreductase produces MRKILIATVKPFAPVAVKKIRKIFEKAGYELQLLEKYNDKQELLQAIANVDAAIIRSDKFDEEVLKAGKKLKIVVRAGAGYDNVDIETASASNIVVMNTPGQNSNAVAELAIGLAIMGLREQFSGKPGGEMRGRTLGLHGFGYVARNVFRIARAMGMNVIVYTRYSKGDAAAIGLKVTKSLEDLYEKSDIVSIHVPARGEHIKSVSAEVLSHLQDGSILVNTGRKEVINEPDLVKCMEEKPGIKYMSDLTPDCEAEFEEKFPGRFFFTPKKAGAQTAEANLNAGLAAARQIVDFFENDDTTHQVNK; encoded by the coding sequence ATGAGAAAAATCTTAATAGCCACAGTTAAACCGTTTGCCCCGGTTGCTGTAAAAAAAATCAGAAAAATTTTTGAGAAAGCAGGTTACGAGCTTCAATTGCTTGAAAAGTACAATGACAAACAAGAACTTCTTCAAGCCATTGCCAATGTTGATGCAGCAATTATCCGTAGCGATAAGTTTGATGAGGAAGTGCTTAAAGCAGGTAAGAAATTGAAGATTGTTGTGCGCGCAGGTGCCGGTTACGACAATGTTGATATTGAAACCGCATCAGCCAGTAACATTGTTGTAATGAATACGCCCGGGCAAAATTCAAATGCAGTAGCCGAATTAGCCATTGGCTTGGCAATAATGGGATTGCGCGAGCAATTTTCAGGTAAGCCCGGTGGCGAAATGCGTGGACGTACTCTCGGACTTCATGGTTTTGGGTACGTTGCCCGAAACGTTTTTCGCATTGCACGGGCCATGGGAATGAATGTAATTGTATACACCCGTTACAGTAAAGGTGATGCCGCTGCAATAGGATTGAAGGTTACAAAATCACTGGAAGATCTTTACGAAAAAAGCGATATCGTTTCTATTCATGTTCCGGCACGTGGCGAGCACATAAAATCGGTAAGCGCCGAAGTGCTTTCGCATTTACAAGATGGCAGTATTTTAGTGAACACTGGCAGAAAAGAAGTCATTAACGAGCCCGACCTGGTAAAATGTATGGAAGAAAAACCGGGCATAAAATACATGTCGGACCTTACGCCGGATTGTGAAGCTGAATTTGAAGAAAAATTCCCCGGAAGATTTTTCTTCACACCTAAAAAAGCCGGAGCACAAACGGCTGAGGCCAATTTAAATGCAGGCTTGGCAGCTGCCCGGCAAATCGTCGATTTTTTTGAGAATGACGACACTACACATCAGGTGAATAAATAG
- the clpB gene encoding ATP-dependent chaperone ClpB, with amino-acid sequence MNFNNFTIKSQEAIQQAFQIAQGNNQQAIETGHLLRGLLHSAENVTEFLLKKLDVNATIFKQALDQIIQSYPKVSGGEQYLSSGANQALQKALALAQEMGDQYVSVEHILMALLDVKDNTSRLMKDNGISKKELKLAIEELRKGSKVDSQTAEDKFNSLNRFAVNLNERARSGKLDPVIGRDDEIRRILQILSRRTKNNPILLGEPGTGKTAIAEGLAHRIVRGDVPENLKSKQVFSLDMGALVAGAKYKGEFEERLKAVVNEVIQSNNEVILFIDEIHTLVGAGKSEGAMDAANILKPALARGELRAVGATTLAEYQKYFEKDKALERRFQIVHVNEPDTLNAISILRGIKEKYESHHKVQIKDDAIIASVELSQRYISDRFLPDKAIDLMDEAAAKLRLEIDSVPEELDEIQRRVKQLEIEREAIKRENDTKKLNSLNEEISNLKEDQSRLRAKWQSEKSVIEKIQKNKEEIETYKFEAEQAERQGDYGRVAELRYGKVKEVEAEIEKYQAELEEMKKGETLIKEEVDTEDIAEVVARWTGIPVSKMLQSEREKLLHMEDELHNRVIGQDEAIVAISDAVRRSRAGLQDEKRPIGSFIFLGTTGVGKTELAKALAEYLFNDENMITRIDMSEYQEKFSVTRLIGSPPGYVGYDEGGQLTEAVRHKPYSVVLFDEIEKAHPDVYNVLLQVLDDGRLTDNKGRTVNFKNTIIIMTSNLGSHIIQENYETMNDSNEFQVLEKTRSQLLEMLRKTIRPEFLNRIDETIVFTPLSKAAIKEIVRVQFEQIVKRLSASDLKIELSEKANDWLSGIGYDPHFGARPVKRVLQKFVLNELSKRILSGNVDKTKPIVIDFENESLVFRN; translated from the coding sequence ATGAACTTTAATAATTTTACTATAAAATCGCAGGAAGCTATTCAACAAGCTTTTCAAATTGCACAGGGAAACAACCAGCAAGCAATTGAAACCGGGCATCTTCTTCGGGGATTACTTCATTCTGCCGAGAACGTTACCGAGTTTTTACTTAAAAAACTAGATGTAAACGCCACCATTTTTAAACAGGCTCTCGATCAGATAATTCAATCCTATCCAAAAGTTTCCGGTGGAGAACAATATCTTTCTTCTGGTGCGAATCAGGCTTTGCAAAAAGCACTCGCATTGGCACAGGAAATGGGCGACCAATATGTTTCGGTGGAGCACATTTTAATGGCTTTGCTCGATGTAAAAGACAATACCAGCCGTTTAATGAAAGACAATGGTATTTCAAAGAAAGAATTGAAACTGGCCATTGAAGAATTACGAAAAGGATCGAAAGTTGACAGCCAAACAGCAGAAGACAAGTTTAACTCGTTAAATCGTTTTGCCGTAAACCTTAACGAGCGTGCCCGATCTGGGAAACTGGATCCTGTAATTGGTCGCGATGATGAGATCCGGCGGATTTTACAGATACTTTCGCGCCGCACAAAAAACAACCCTATTTTACTTGGTGAGCCGGGTACCGGAAAAACGGCAATTGCCGAAGGATTGGCGCACCGTATTGTGCGTGGCGACGTACCTGAAAATCTGAAATCAAAACAGGTATTTTCGCTTGATATGGGAGCTTTGGTTGCCGGGGCAAAATACAAAGGCGAATTTGAAGAACGTTTGAAAGCTGTTGTAAACGAGGTTATACAGTCTAATAATGAGGTGATTTTGTTTATTGATGAGATACATACCCTGGTGGGAGCCGGGAAAAGTGAAGGAGCAATGGACGCGGCCAACATTTTAAAACCGGCACTTGCCCGGGGCGAACTGCGTGCCGTTGGTGCAACCACCTTGGCCGAGTACCAGAAATATTTTGAGAAAGATAAAGCGCTTGAACGTCGTTTTCAGATTGTCCATGTAAATGAACCGGATACCTTGAATGCCATTTCTATTTTGCGTGGTATTAAAGAAAAGTATGAGAGTCACCATAAAGTGCAAATAAAAGACGATGCAATTATTGCGTCGGTTGAATTATCCCAACGTTATATATCTGATCGTTTTTTGCCCGATAAAGCTATTGACTTAATGGATGAAGCCGCGGCGAAACTACGTTTGGAAATTGATTCTGTTCCGGAAGAACTGGATGAAATTCAACGACGGGTAAAACAGCTGGAGATTGAACGCGAGGCGATTAAACGCGAAAATGATACAAAAAAGCTGAATTCATTAAATGAGGAGATTTCAAATTTAAAAGAAGACCAATCGCGCTTACGAGCTAAATGGCAATCGGAGAAATCGGTGATCGAAAAGATTCAGAAAAACAAAGAAGAAATTGAAACCTACAAGTTTGAAGCGGAGCAAGCCGAGCGACAAGGTGATTATGGCCGTGTTGCAGAATTGCGCTACGGGAAAGTAAAAGAAGTAGAAGCTGAGATTGAAAAGTATCAGGCTGAATTGGAGGAAATGAAAAAAGGAGAAACTCTGATTAAAGAAGAAGTTGATACAGAGGATATTGCTGAGGTTGTGGCTCGCTGGACTGGTATTCCGGTTTCGAAAATGTTACAAAGTGAACGCGAAAAGTTACTTCACATGGAAGACGAATTGCACAATCGGGTAATTGGTCAGGATGAGGCGATAGTTGCCATTTCGGATGCAGTGCGCCGTAGCCGTGCAGGTTTACAAGACGAAAAAAGGCCAATCGGGTCGTTCATTTTTTTGGGAACAACCGGAGTTGGAAAAACTGAGCTGGCAAAAGCTTTGGCTGAATACTTGTTTAACGACGAAAATATGATAACACGGATCGACATGTCGGAGTACCAGGAGAAGTTCTCGGTAACCCGTTTAATCGGTTCGCCTCCGGGATATGTTGGTTACGATGAAGGAGGCCAGTTGACAGAAGCTGTGCGCCACAAACCTTATTCTGTAGTCCTTTTCGACGAAATTGAAAAAGCACACCCCGATGTTTATAATGTATTGCTGCAGGTACTGGACGATGGCCGTTTAACCGATAACAAAGGTCGTACAGTAAACTTCAAGAATACAATTATTATAATGACTTCGAACCTGGGATCGCACATCATTCAGGAGAATTACGAAACGATGAATGACTCCAATGAATTTCAGGTGTTGGAGAAAACGCGGAGCCAGTTATTGGAAATGTTACGGAAAACAATACGACCTGAGTTCCTGAACCGTATTGATGAAACTATCGTATTCACTCCGCTATCGAAAGCAGCCATTAAGGAAATAGTTCGCGTACAGTTTGAGCAAATCGTAAAACGTTTATCGGCAAGCGATCTGAAAATTGAGTTAAGCGAAAAAGCAAACGATTGGTTATCGGGTATTGGATACGATCCGCATTTTGGTGCACGACCGGTAAAACGTGTGCTCCAAAAGTTTGTATTGAATGAATTGTCGAAACGGATACTTTCCGGCAATGTTGATAAGACAAAGCCGATTGTAATCGATTTTGAAAATGAATCCTTGGTTTTTAGAAATTAA
- the gcvT gene encoding glycine cleavage system aminomethyltransferase GcvT: protein MKTTAFNSIHKKKGGKLVEFAGYEMPIEYSGIRDEHMTVREGVGVFDVSHMGEFWVKGPKALDLVAKITSNDPRILTQGQAQYSCLPNGKGGIVDDLLVYYYEPEKYMLVVNAANIEKDWNWIVLQNEEVGAELENASDHISQLAIQGPKATEVLQKLTDVNLSEIKFYTFVTDKFAGVDDVIISATGYTGAGGFELYFRNDVAETIWNAIFEAGAEAGIKPIGLAARDTLRLEMGYCLYGNDIDDTTSPLEAGLGWITKFNNGRKFIDREFLTMQKTEGISRRLRGFELTGRGIPRKGYELVNSVGETIGSVTSGTMSPVLNKGIGMGYVAKEYSAFGTEIFVKIRNKVIPAEIVKMPFI, encoded by the coding sequence ATGAAAACAACTGCATTTAATTCGATACACAAAAAAAAGGGCGGCAAATTGGTTGAGTTTGCCGGATACGAAATGCCTATTGAGTACAGTGGCATTAGAGATGAACACATGACAGTGCGCGAGGGCGTAGGCGTTTTTGATGTATCGCACATGGGCGAATTCTGGGTGAAAGGACCGAAAGCTTTGGATTTGGTAGCCAAAATTACATCAAACGATCCGCGAATTCTTACACAAGGGCAGGCCCAGTATAGTTGTTTGCCAAACGGAAAAGGAGGTATTGTTGACGACCTCTTGGTTTATTATTACGAACCTGAAAAATATATGTTGGTAGTTAATGCCGCCAACATTGAAAAAGACTGGAACTGGATTGTTCTTCAAAATGAAGAAGTTGGAGCAGAGCTGGAAAATGCTTCCGACCATATTAGCCAGTTGGCCATTCAGGGGCCTAAAGCAACTGAGGTGCTTCAAAAATTAACCGATGTAAATCTTTCAGAAATAAAATTTTACACCTTCGTAACCGATAAATTTGCCGGTGTTGATGATGTGATTATTTCAGCAACAGGATACACCGGAGCAGGTGGTTTCGAGTTGTATTTCAGAAATGATGTAGCAGAAACGATCTGGAATGCCATTTTTGAGGCCGGTGCAGAAGCAGGCATCAAACCAATTGGTTTGGCAGCCCGCGATACACTGCGTTTAGAAATGGGTTATTGCCTTTACGGAAACGATATTGACGATACAACATCGCCATTGGAAGCCGGTTTGGGATGGATTACAAAATTCAATAACGGGCGTAAATTTATCGATCGCGAATTTTTAACCATGCAAAAAACCGAAGGAATATCACGCAGGTTGCGCGGTTTTGAACTTACTGGAAGAGGAATTCCGCGTAAAGGTTACGAATTGGTAAACTCAGTAGGTGAAACAATTGGTAGCGTAACATCAGGAACCATGTCTCCGGTTTTAAATAAAGGAATTGGAATGGGATACGTTGCCAAAGAATACTCCGCTTTTGGAACCGAAATTTTTGTGAAGATCCGAAATAAAGTAATTCCTGCAGAAATAGTTAAAATGCCTTTTATCTAA
- a CDS encoding DUF1015 domain-containing protein: MAIIKPFKGLRPQKEIVEELACLPYDVMNSEEAAAMAEGKEKSLLRITKAEIECPEVDDIHSETVYNKAVENFKAFQEKGWLKDDADAKYYIYAQTMNGVTQYGIVGAAACADYENGIIKKHELTRPEKEEDRMVLTRYLNANIEPVFFAYKAVAEIDMIVENIVKSKAADYDFTAEDGFGHHFWAIDDAATNTKLEQLFEEKVPFTYVADGHHRTAAAARIGAEKTSQNSNHTGNEEYNYFMAVHFPDNQLQIIDYNRVVKDLNGLSEIDFLAELSNGFDVENMGADIFKPAALHEFGLYMAGSWYKLTAKEGTYDDNDPIGILDVTILSNQVLDPILDIKDLRTSKRIDFIGGIRGLEELKRRVDSGEMKAAFALYPVSMQQLINIADSGNIMPPKTTWFEPKLRSGLVIHKLD, translated from the coding sequence ATGGCAATTATAAAACCATTCAAAGGACTTCGTCCGCAAAAAGAAATTGTTGAAGAACTGGCATGTCTTCCATACGACGTTATGAATTCGGAAGAAGCCGCTGCAATGGCAGAAGGAAAAGAGAAATCCTTGCTTCGTATCACAAAAGCCGAAATTGAATGCCCGGAAGTGGATGATATTCACTCTGAAACGGTTTACAACAAAGCAGTTGAGAATTTTAAAGCATTCCAGGAAAAAGGCTGGCTGAAAGATGACGCGGATGCCAAATATTATATATATGCACAAACCATGAATGGTGTTACCCAATATGGAATTGTTGGAGCAGCTGCCTGTGCCGATTATGAAAATGGCATTATTAAAAAGCACGAACTTACCCGCCCGGAGAAAGAAGAAGACCGCATGGTTTTAACGCGTTATTTGAACGCCAATATCGAGCCGGTATTTTTTGCATACAAAGCTGTGGCCGAGATCGATATGATAGTGGAGAACATTGTAAAAAGCAAAGCTGCCGATTACGATTTTACTGCTGAAGACGGATTTGGGCACCATTTCTGGGCCATCGACGATGCTGCCACCAACACTAAACTGGAACAACTTTTCGAAGAAAAAGTGCCGTTTACCTATGTGGCCGATGGTCATCATCGAACTGCTGCAGCTGCACGCATTGGTGCTGAAAAAACTTCTCAGAATTCGAATCATACCGGGAATGAGGAGTACAATTACTTTATGGCGGTTCATTTTCCCGATAACCAATTGCAGATTATTGATTACAACCGCGTAGTAAAAGATTTGAATGGCTTATCGGAAATTGATTTTCTTGCTGAACTTTCCAACGGTTTTGATGTGGAAAATATGGGAGCCGATATTTTTAAACCAGCGGCATTGCACGAATTTGGTTTGTATATGGCCGGAAGCTGGTATAAATTAACTGCCAAAGAGGGAACCTACGATGACAACGACCCGATTGGAATTTTGGATGTAACGATTCTTTCTAACCAGGTGCTCGATCCAATTTTGGATATTAAAGATTTACGTACTTCAAAACGTATCGATTTTATAGGCGGTATCCGAGGTCTGGAAGAACTAAAGCGCCGTGTTGATTCGGGCGAAATGAAAGCCGCTTTTGCGCTGTATCCTGTTTCTATGCAACAATTGATAAACATTGCCGACAGCGGAAATATTATGCCACCCAAAACCACTTGGTTCGAACCAAAATTGCGTTCGGGGTTGGTAATTCATAAATTAGATTAA